A single region of the Brachypodium distachyon strain Bd21 chromosome 3, Brachypodium_distachyon_v3.0, whole genome shotgun sequence genome encodes:
- the LOC100826451 gene encoding heat stress transcription factor C-2a → MMTGGGGGGEAAGVAPFVAKTYGMVEDPATNGVIAWGSGSNSFVVIDPFVFSQTLLPTHFKHSNFSSFVRQLNTYGFRKVDPDKWEFAHVSFLRGQTHLLRQIVRRSSSSGKRKDDGGCAGASGADDHDDDSTTMVAMEVMRLKQEQKAIEDRVAAMWRRVQETERRPKQMLAFLLKVVGDPQVLRRLVANTSSSNSNSSSGGSDRSEVAFHGGGGPAEGAEVKRPRLLLERDHQHGGKMSSSPAADGVGIGIGSGVGVRRDGFYGVSEETFAPEHSVDFTGFYTGGDGFGDGQVDAGGGGGDLPYAFPVDSGY, encoded by the exons ATGatgaccggcggcggcggcggtggggaggcggcgggggtggcGCCGTTCGTGGCCAAGACGTACGGGATGGTGGAGGACCCGGCGACCAACGGGGTGATCGCGTGGGGGAGCGGCAGCAACAGCTTCGTGGTGATCGACCCCTTCGTCTTCTCCCAGACGCTGCTCCCCACCCACTTCAAGCACTCCAACTTCTCCAGCTTCGTCCGCCAGCTCAACACCTAT GGTTTCAGGAAGGTCGATCCTGACAAATGGGAGTTCGCCCACGTGTCGTTCCTGCGGGGGCAGACGCACCTCCTCCGCCAGATCgtccgccgcagcagcagcagcggcaagcGCAAGGACGACGGTGGctgcgccggcgccagcggcgcggacgaccacgacgacgacagcaCGACGATGGTGGCCATGGAGGTGATGCGGCTGAAGCAGGAGCAGAAGGCCATCGAGGACCGCGTGGCCGCCATGTGGCGCCGCGTCCAGGAGACGGAGCGCCGGCCCAAGCAGAtgctcgccttcctcctcaAGGTCGTCGGCGACCCCCAGGTGCtgcgccgcctcgtcgccaacaccagcagcagcaacagcaacagctccagcggcggcagcgaccgCAGCGAGGTCGccttccacggcggcggcggcccggccgaGGGCGCCGAGGTCAAGAGGCCGCGGCTGCTTCTCGAAAGGGACCACCAGCACGGCGGTAAGATGTCGTCATCGCCTGCAGCCGACggcgtcggcatcggcatcggatCGGGGGTCGGCGTGAGGCGCGACGGGTTCTACGGCGTCAGCGAGGAGACCTTCGCGCCGGAGCACAGCGTCGACTTCACCGGGTTCtacaccggcggcgacgggttCGGCGACGGGCAGGTggacgctggcggcggcggcggcgacctgcCGTACGCGTTCCCCGTGGACAGCGGCTACTAA
- the LOC100832560 gene encoding E3 ubiquitin-protein ligase CCNB1IP1 homolog isoform X3 has translation MKCNACWREMEGQAISTTCGHLLCPEDAKKILSADGACPICDQVLSKSHMKPIDINPSDEWTNMSMVGISPQILMKSAYRSVMFYIGQKELEMQYKMNRVLGQCRQKCEHIQAKFTEKLEEVHTAYQKMGKRCQLMEQEIENLTRDKQELQEKFAEKSRQKRKLDEMYDQLRNEYESVKRSAIQPANNYFSRAQPDLFSGMPNILDSGNPLRQGRREEGWAPQPRQRRENSGPFELSAGSPGHTAAPPMDMRPRQPARSTFGANMNNSSAALRNMIISPMKRPQLSRNRPQLFTL, from the exons ATGAAATGTAACGCATGCTGGAGGGAGATGGAAGGGCAAGCCATATCTACAACCTGTGGCCATCTTTTAT GTCCGGAGGATGCAAAGAAAATACTCAGTGCTGATGGTGCATGTCCAATCTGTGATCAAGTGCTTTCAAAAAG cCACATGAAGCCTATTGACATAAACCCAAGTGATGAATGGACAAAT ATGTCAATGGTTGGGATTTCTCCACAGATAC TTATGAAGAGTGCATACAGAAGTGTCATGTTTTACATTGGACAGAAAGAACTGGAGATGCAATACAAGATGAATAGAGTTCTTGGTCAATGTAGGCAGAAGTGTGAACATATTCAGGCAAAGTTCACTGAGAAACTGGAAGAAGTGCATACTGCATACCAGAAGATGGGCAAAAGGTGCCAGTTGATGGAACAAGAGATTGAAAACTTGACGAGGGATAAGCAGGAACTACAAGAAAAATTTGCAGAGAAATCCAG GCAGAAAAGGAAGCTCGACGAGATGTATGATCAGCTGAGAAACGAGTATGAGTCGGTAAAACGTTCAGCCATTCAACCTGCAAACAACTACTTCTCAAGAGCTCAACCAGACTTGTTCTCAGGCATGCCCAACATATTGGATAGCGGCAACCCTCTGAGACAAG GGCGCAGAGAGGAGGGATGGGCTCCACAACCAAGGCAACGTCGTGAGAACTCTGGTCCATTTGAGCTCTCTGCGGGATCTCCTGGTCATACTGCAGCACCTCCAATGGATATGAGACCCAGACAGCCGGCACGGTCCACCTTTGGAGCGAACATGAACAATTCTTCCGCAGCTCTGCGAAATATGATTATCTCACCAATGAAGCGTCCTCAGCTATCCCGTAACCGTCCACAATTGTTCAC GCTGTAG
- the LOC100832560 gene encoding E3 ubiquitin-protein ligase CCNB1IP1 homolog isoform X1, translating into MKCNACWREMEGQAISTTCGHLLCPEDAKKILSADGACPICDQVLSKSHMKPIDINPSDEWTNMSMVGISPQILMKSAYRSVMFYIGQKELEMQYKMNRVLGQCRQKCEHIQAKFTEKLEEVHTAYQKMGKRCQLMEQEIENLTRDKQELQEKFAEKSRQKRKLDEMYDQLRNEYESVKRSAIQPANNYFSRAQPDLFSGMPNILDSGNPLRQGSIDPPETPGRREEGWAPQPRQRRENSGPFELSAGSPGHTAAPPMDMRPRQPARSTFGANMNNSSAALRNMIISPMKRPQLSRNRPQLFTL; encoded by the exons ATGAAATGTAACGCATGCTGGAGGGAGATGGAAGGGCAAGCCATATCTACAACCTGTGGCCATCTTTTAT GTCCGGAGGATGCAAAGAAAATACTCAGTGCTGATGGTGCATGTCCAATCTGTGATCAAGTGCTTTCAAAAAG cCACATGAAGCCTATTGACATAAACCCAAGTGATGAATGGACAAAT ATGTCAATGGTTGGGATTTCTCCACAGATAC TTATGAAGAGTGCATACAGAAGTGTCATGTTTTACATTGGACAGAAAGAACTGGAGATGCAATACAAGATGAATAGAGTTCTTGGTCAATGTAGGCAGAAGTGTGAACATATTCAGGCAAAGTTCACTGAGAAACTGGAAGAAGTGCATACTGCATACCAGAAGATGGGCAAAAGGTGCCAGTTGATGGAACAAGAGATTGAAAACTTGACGAGGGATAAGCAGGAACTACAAGAAAAATTTGCAGAGAAATCCAG GCAGAAAAGGAAGCTCGACGAGATGTATGATCAGCTGAGAAACGAGTATGAGTCGGTAAAACGTTCAGCCATTCAACCTGCAAACAACTACTTCTCAAGAGCTCAACCAGACTTGTTCTCAGGCATGCCCAACATATTGGATAGCGGCAACCCTCTGAGACAAG GATCAATTGATCCTCCTGAAACCCCAGGGCGCAGAGAGGAGGGATGGGCTCCACAACCAAGGCAACGTCGTGAGAACTCTGGTCCATTTGAGCTCTCTGCGGGATCTCCTGGTCATACTGCAGCACCTCCAATGGATATGAGACCCAGACAGCCGGCACGGTCCACCTTTGGAGCGAACATGAACAATTCTTCCGCAGCTCTGCGAAATATGATTATCTCACCAATGAAGCGTCCTCAGCTATCCCGTAACCGTCCACAATTGTTCAC GCTGTAG
- the LOC100832560 gene encoding E3 ubiquitin-protein ligase CCNB1IP1 homolog isoform X4 — translation MKCNACWREMEGQAISTTCGHLLCPEDAKKILSADGACPICDQVLSKSHMKPIDINPSDEWTNMSMVGISPQILMKSAYRSVMFYIGQKELEMQYKMNRVLGQCRQKCEHIQAKFTEKLEEVHTAYQKMGKRCQLMEQEIENLTRDKQELQEKFAEKSRQKRKLDEMYDQLRNEYESVKRSAIQPANNYFSRAQPDLFSGMPNILDSGNPLRQGRREEGWAPQPRQRRENSGPFELSAGSPGHTAAPPMDMRPRQPARSTFGANMNNSSAALRNMIISPMKRPQLSRNRPQLFT, via the exons ATGAAATGTAACGCATGCTGGAGGGAGATGGAAGGGCAAGCCATATCTACAACCTGTGGCCATCTTTTAT GTCCGGAGGATGCAAAGAAAATACTCAGTGCTGATGGTGCATGTCCAATCTGTGATCAAGTGCTTTCAAAAAG cCACATGAAGCCTATTGACATAAACCCAAGTGATGAATGGACAAAT ATGTCAATGGTTGGGATTTCTCCACAGATAC TTATGAAGAGTGCATACAGAAGTGTCATGTTTTACATTGGACAGAAAGAACTGGAGATGCAATACAAGATGAATAGAGTTCTTGGTCAATGTAGGCAGAAGTGTGAACATATTCAGGCAAAGTTCACTGAGAAACTGGAAGAAGTGCATACTGCATACCAGAAGATGGGCAAAAGGTGCCAGTTGATGGAACAAGAGATTGAAAACTTGACGAGGGATAAGCAGGAACTACAAGAAAAATTTGCAGAGAAATCCAG GCAGAAAAGGAAGCTCGACGAGATGTATGATCAGCTGAGAAACGAGTATGAGTCGGTAAAACGTTCAGCCATTCAACCTGCAAACAACTACTTCTCAAGAGCTCAACCAGACTTGTTCTCAGGCATGCCCAACATATTGGATAGCGGCAACCCTCTGAGACAAG GGCGCAGAGAGGAGGGATGGGCTCCACAACCAAGGCAACGTCGTGAGAACTCTGGTCCATTTGAGCTCTCTGCGGGATCTCCTGGTCATACTGCAGCACCTCCAATGGATATGAGACCCAGACAGCCGGCACGGTCCACCTTTGGAGCGAACATGAACAATTCTTCCGCAGCTCTGCGAAATATGATTATCTCACCAATGAAGCGTCCTCAGCTATCCCGTAACCGTCCACAATTGTTCACGTAA
- the LOC100832560 gene encoding E3 ubiquitin-protein ligase CCNB1IP1 homolog isoform X2: MKCNACWREMEGQAISTTCGHLLCPEDAKKILSADGACPICDQVLSKSHMKPIDINPSDEWTNMSMVGISPQILMKSAYRSVMFYIGQKELEMQYKMNRVLGQCRQKCEHIQAKFTEKLEEVHTAYQKMGKRCQLMEQEIENLTRDKQELQEKFAEKSRQKRKLDEMYDQLRNEYESVKRSAIQPANNYFSRAQPDLFSGMPNILDSGNPLRQGSIDPPETPGRREEGWAPQPRQRRENSGPFELSAGSPGHTAAPPMDMRPRQPARSTFGANMNNSSAALRNMIISPMKRPQLSRNRPQLFT, translated from the exons ATGAAATGTAACGCATGCTGGAGGGAGATGGAAGGGCAAGCCATATCTACAACCTGTGGCCATCTTTTAT GTCCGGAGGATGCAAAGAAAATACTCAGTGCTGATGGTGCATGTCCAATCTGTGATCAAGTGCTTTCAAAAAG cCACATGAAGCCTATTGACATAAACCCAAGTGATGAATGGACAAAT ATGTCAATGGTTGGGATTTCTCCACAGATAC TTATGAAGAGTGCATACAGAAGTGTCATGTTTTACATTGGACAGAAAGAACTGGAGATGCAATACAAGATGAATAGAGTTCTTGGTCAATGTAGGCAGAAGTGTGAACATATTCAGGCAAAGTTCACTGAGAAACTGGAAGAAGTGCATACTGCATACCAGAAGATGGGCAAAAGGTGCCAGTTGATGGAACAAGAGATTGAAAACTTGACGAGGGATAAGCAGGAACTACAAGAAAAATTTGCAGAGAAATCCAG GCAGAAAAGGAAGCTCGACGAGATGTATGATCAGCTGAGAAACGAGTATGAGTCGGTAAAACGTTCAGCCATTCAACCTGCAAACAACTACTTCTCAAGAGCTCAACCAGACTTGTTCTCAGGCATGCCCAACATATTGGATAGCGGCAACCCTCTGAGACAAG GATCAATTGATCCTCCTGAAACCCCAGGGCGCAGAGAGGAGGGATGGGCTCCACAACCAAGGCAACGTCGTGAGAACTCTGGTCCATTTGAGCTCTCTGCGGGATCTCCTGGTCATACTGCAGCACCTCCAATGGATATGAGACCCAGACAGCCGGCACGGTCCACCTTTGGAGCGAACATGAACAATTCTTCCGCAGCTCTGCGAAATATGATTATCTCACCAATGAAGCGTCCTCAGCTATCCCGTAACCGTCCACAATTGTTCACGTAA